The genomic interval ATACCCTTGGAAGTCTTGCAGACCGCTACCATCATTGAACTCGAGCTGGAAGTAGTGGTCTCCTTGGCTGAATGCTGATGACGTGTACTGATAGAGCACGCCAGTACTCGGCGTCCCGCTAACAGCAGTCATTGGGTAAGCCTTACCATCTACGAGGACATTGGCAACAGTCGGGCTGAGACCCGATGGTGAGAGGTATGTCGTCTGGATAGTAAAAGGCTTACCTACCTGCCCTACCCCGTATGGGTCTCCGGCTGGTGACTTATCGGCGGTGTTGTTGAGATCAAATGGAGCCACGATTGGGCCACTAAAAGGAGTGCTATTGAGGGGTAGCTGGTAGTTGTTAGTCCCGTCACTAAACTGGAACGTGTAATTGTGCGACCCTGGTGCCAGGGTAGTAGTTGCCTCGTACTCTTCGACTCCCGTTCCGAGCGATGTCGTTGCTGTCATGGCGATCGGAGTGCCGTCGACAATGACGTTATGGACTGTCGGGGTGGTCGCGTCATTGTAGATGACAGCATAAGTAAACTTTGTGCCAGGCCCGCCTGCTGCCGGGGTGACGGTTGAGGCCTTGGCTCCCCCGACTGCCGCTGGAGCATCTTTCGGTGCCTGCAAGACACTCGAATAGCTGAGTGTCGGCTCAATGACTGTCGTGTTCGGTGTCTGGTTGAAATCGAAGTAGTCCATCAGGTCAGATGTGCTACTGAGACTGTCTCGTTGCCCGAGGCTTGGCAAATTAAAGTTTTCTTCGATGAACTTATCGAATGAGGCGAACTCACCTTGCTGAGAACTGATATAACCTGGTTTCGCCCACGGCGAAATAACAAGCAGCGGCACGCGCGGCCCGAGGCCTACCCCATCCTGCTGCGGTGGCGCAACGTGGTCGTAGTAGCCACCAAAGTCATCCCAAGTAACAAAGATAGCCGTCGAATTCCAGTCAGGGCTCTGCATAATGCCGTTAACGATTGAGGCTACGAAGTTTTGAGCTGCCTGAGTGGTCTCAGGCATGTGGTCAGAGTAGGTGTCTGAATCAGGCGTAACCCAGCTCACAGCCGGCAGACAGTTCTGGTTATGGCTCGGGCCACACGTATTCGTCTGGGCGTCTGTGATGATCTGCGTGTCGGCCACCTTTGGTGTCTTGGCTGTTGACTGGATAAAGAGGGCTGGATCCCAGATCGATGTCGTTCCGTACATCTTCCAGCTCAGGCCAGCAGTGTTCAACTCCTGTGGTATAGAATTGATGTTGTAGCATGGTTGTCCGTAGAGTTCACTGCCACTGATCGTTCGGTCTAGGACAACATCATTCTGTGGTGAGTTGCAGCCGATAACATGTGTCGTGTCAAAGTCTCCTCCGGTTTGAGCGGCCATCATCGAGATGTGGTTCGGCGTACTACTGGTCTCGGCATCGGTAAAAAAGTTGTCACCGAGCCCGAAGTGTTCAGCATAGTCCCAATAGGTTGGTATGTCACTCTGCTGGAACTGGACCTGGCCGAGTGGATCAAAGTCGTCCATCTGGCCACCGTCAATAGCGGCTATTGCGCGTGGGCCGGAATGAAGAACGTCATGCGGAGCGGGATCCGGCGCCGGCGCGAGGTTACAGAGAAG from Candidatus Saccharimonadales bacterium carries:
- a CDS encoding alkaline phosphatase family protein, translated to MQSVLSTFAKFGQLRKSPVFAATLIGVGAIIAINAFPSKPSHAQTSPIQHVVVIMEENHTFDNYFGCFSNSINGATVIGTQYGDCQTNNCPQGSLLCNLAPAPDPAPHDVLHSGPRAIAAIDGGQMDDFDPLGQVQFQQSDIPTYWDYAEHFGLGDNFFTDAETSSTPNHISMMAAQTGGDFDTTHVIGCNSPQNDVVLDRTISGSELYGQPCYNINSIPQELNTAGLSWKMYGTTSIWDPALFIQSTAKTPKVADTQIITDAQTNTCGPSHNQNCLPAVSWVTPDSDTYSDHMPETTQAAQNFVASIVNGIMQSPDWNSTAIFVTWDDFGGYYDHVAPPQQDGVGLGPRVPLLVISPWAKPGYISSQQGEFASFDKFIEENFNLPSLGQRDSLSSTSDLMDYFDFNQTPNTTVIEPTLSYSSVLQAPKDAPAAVGGAKASTVTPAAGGPGTKFTYAVIYNDATTPTVHNVIVDGTPIAMTATTSLGTGVEEYEATTTLAPGSHNYTFQFSDGTNNYQLPLNSTPFSGPIVAPFDLNNTADKSPAGDPYGVGQVGKPFTIQTTYLSPSGLSPTVANVLVDGKAYPMTAVSGTPSTGVLYQYTSSAFSQGDHYFQLEFNDGSGLQDFQGYSFSISPIVMQKAGVSPTSGTTTTTFTFSTIYHGLNSATNVYVVIDKQSHLMNYISGTAAKGETYSLALTLPAGSHSFAFYASDGTNEWSDPKSLGTFSGLVVTAAGQPLIHSTITAPVPNTDPYAYDAD